In Methanobacterium paludis, the following proteins share a genomic window:
- a CDS encoding DegT/DnrJ/EryC1/StrS family aminotransferase, with amino-acid sequence MIPIAKPLIADEEIEEVVKVLKSGFIAQGPKVAEFEEKFAKYIGVKHAVATSSGTTALHTALLAAGIKAGDEVITTPFTFAATSNSALYVGAKPVFADINPETYNIDPKKIEEAVTDKTKAIIPVHLYGQPADMDPICKIAEEHDLVVIEDAAQAHGAIYKGKKAGSIGNAGCFSFYPTKNMTTSEGGMITTDSDEIAEAARIIRAHGESERYTHVVLGYNFRMTDIAAAIGIVQLKKLDKFNAKRSENAAYLTEHIEKIDGIKAPYAPENVKHVFHQYTIRVDKAKRDELIKFLNEEGVGTGIHYPKPIYTQKLYKDLGIEASCPEAEKAASEVISIPVHPSIGLKDLEKIVSVLEKASKTVL; translated from the coding sequence ATGATACCAATTGCCAAACCACTCATAGCTGATGAGGAAATAGAAGAAGTAGTTAAAGTTTTAAAGTCAGGATTCATTGCCCAGGGACCTAAGGTTGCTGAATTTGAAGAAAAATTCGCGAAATACATTGGAGTTAAACATGCGGTTGCAACAAGCTCTGGAACAACTGCCCTGCACACAGCACTCCTTGCTGCAGGCATAAAAGCCGGTGATGAAGTTATAACAACACCATTCACATTCGCTGCAACATCAAACTCTGCACTATACGTGGGTGCAAAGCCTGTTTTTGCCGACATAAACCCTGAAACCTACAACATCGACCCCAAAAAAATAGAAGAAGCCGTAACAGACAAAACAAAAGCCATAATTCCTGTACACTTATACGGTCAGCCAGCAGACATGGATCCAATATGCAAAATAGCAGAAGAACATGATCTTGTTGTCATTGAGGACGCTGCACAGGCCCATGGAGCTATATACAAAGGTAAAAAAGCAGGATCAATAGGAAATGCAGGATGCTTCAGTTTTTACCCAACTAAAAATATGACAACCAGTGAAGGCGGGATGATAACCACAGACAGCGACGAAATTGCAGAAGCTGCCCGTATAATAAGGGCCCATGGTGAAAGTGAACGTTACACCCATGTTGTACTGGGTTATAACTTCCGGATGACAGATATTGCAGCTGCAATAGGTATAGTTCAGCTTAAAAAGCTTGATAAATTTAACGCAAAAAGAAGTGAAAACGCAGCATACCTCACAGAACACATAGAAAAAATAGATGGAATTAAAGCACCCTACGCACCGGAAAATGTGAAGCATGTGTTCCATCAGTACACAATACGCGTTGATAAAGCCAAGAGAGATGAATTAATCAAATTCTTAAACGAAGAAGGGGTTGGAACAGGTATACACTACCCAAAACCAATTTACACCCAGAAACTTTACAAGGACCTTGGAATTGAGGCTTCATGCCCAGAAGCTGAAAAAGCAGCTTCAGAGGTAATATCAATACCCGTACACCCTTCAATTGGTCTAAAAGACCTTGAAAAAATAGTATCTGTTCTTGAAAAAGCTTCTAAAACGGTTCTCTAA
- a CDS encoding DUF4013 domain-containing protein → MDIGEIVSDSIRYPSSDWTKVIILGILFIISFLIIPIFLALGYIFKVLKASLAGLEELPEFNEWIDMLVDGIKVFVVYIVYFLPAILIMIFSVISIWYSIMSFAAMQTVGTMMSPELLFGMFGGTALAGIIISMIYMLVITPVMAIAIANMAYNDGEINAAFRFSEIFELISQIGWVDLIIWYIVLILIGVVVGVLTGILGIIPVIGWIISILVVYPYINIFYARSVAWLYASAFENSE, encoded by the coding sequence ATGGACATAGGAGAAATTGTATCCGATTCAATTAGATATCCATCATCTGACTGGACAAAGGTTATTATATTGGGCATCCTATTCATAATAAGTTTTTTAATTATTCCTATATTTTTAGCGTTAGGATATATATTCAAAGTTTTGAAAGCATCATTAGCAGGTTTAGAAGAACTTCCCGAGTTCAATGAATGGATTGACATGCTTGTAGACGGTATTAAAGTATTTGTAGTTTATATTGTCTACTTCTTACCTGCAATATTGATCATGATATTCTCAGTTATTTCAATTTGGTATTCAATAATGTCATTTGCAGCCATGCAAACTGTTGGTACTATGATGTCCCCAGAATTGCTATTTGGAATGTTTGGAGGAACTGCACTTGCGGGAATAATTATTTCAATGATTTACATGCTTGTAATAACCCCCGTAATGGCAATTGCAATTGCAAACATGGCTTACAACGATGGTGAGATTAATGCAGCATTCAGATTCAGTGAAATATTTGAATTAATATCCCAGATAGGATGGGTGGACTTAATAATATGGTATATAGTCCTGATATTAATAGGAGTTGTTGTAGGGGTATTAACTGGCATATTAGGTATTATCCCAGTAATTGGGTGGATCATCTCCATTCTGGTTGTTTATCCTTACATTAACATCTTTTATGCGCGGTCTGTGGCATGGTTATACGCATCTGCATTCGAAAATTCTGAATAA
- a CDS encoding DUF4013 domain-containing protein, translating into MNVSDIISDSIKYPSSNWSKVLILGVILIASILIVPIFLFYGYIFRIIKATLAGLDELPEFDEIGEMFVDGLKIFVVAIVYAIPVWIISMIVGLITGTGMGTTTASLGPAMLWAVMASNIVLIIIAIIIGLIEVVAIVNMAYYDGEIGAAFRFNEILDKIAQIGWGKYIVTYIVIAIIGFIGFLIGLLTMFVLIGFILLPLVIAPYIAMFGSRAIAILFANKTETSEDTSID; encoded by the coding sequence ATGAATGTTAGTGATATTATATCCGACTCCATTAAGTACCCGTCCTCCAACTGGAGTAAGGTTCTTATTTTAGGAGTAATACTTATAGCTTCGATTTTGATTGTTCCAATTTTTTTATTCTATGGATATATATTCAGAATTATAAAAGCCACCCTTGCTGGGCTGGATGAACTTCCTGAATTTGATGAAATTGGGGAGATGTTTGTTGATGGTTTGAAGATCTTTGTTGTGGCCATTGTTTACGCAATTCCAGTATGGATAATATCCATGATCGTGGGATTAATTACAGGGACAGGAATGGGAACAACAACTGCAAGTTTAGGTCCTGCAATGTTATGGGCAGTTATGGCAAGTAACATTGTTTTAATCATTATTGCAATTATAATAGGGCTTATAGAAGTTGTGGCCATTGTAAACATGGCTTACTACGATGGAGAAATTGGAGCAGCATTCCGTTTCAATGAAATACTTGATAAAATAGCACAGATTGGATGGGGAAAATATATTGTAACGTACATTGTAATCGCAATAATAGGATTCATAGGCTTTTTAATAGGACTGCTTACAATGTTCGTTCTGATAGGTTTCATCCTACTTCCACTTGTAATTGCTCCGTACATTGCCATGTTCGGTTCCCGTGCAATTGCCATTTTATTTGCAAACAAAACCGAAACAAGCGAAGACACATCAATTGACTAA
- a CDS encoding DUF2100 domain-containing protein, with protein sequence MEKFRLKQTQSLLKEAEKSKNTAEKLKTPKEGKIDVDLFVEILNDMIEAEEFIYSSRPSQKLDDNNAKLFCNSIINIRHKLDEILADFGVIEKESVEEEIKKLSENFLILTTKSSFKKALNKLGVEPQRIIVAGVPLEVEDMKLINPKIPESAFGAIKKKIDHVKHDISRKKDQFNPTDILVVVEHDKSGEILGSRAHELYNAHIIVTDNLKDITAEEFRKFLP encoded by the coding sequence ATGGAAAAATTCAGACTTAAACAGACCCAATCATTACTGAAAGAAGCAGAAAAATCCAAAAACACTGCAGAAAAACTTAAAACTCCTAAAGAAGGTAAAATCGACGTAGATCTTTTTGTAGAAATTTTAAATGATATGATAGAAGCAGAAGAATTCATATACTCGAGCAGACCCTCCCAAAAACTCGACGATAACAACGCAAAACTATTCTGCAACAGTATCATTAATATAAGACATAAACTCGATGAAATTCTTGCTGATTTTGGAGTTATTGAGAAGGAAAGTGTGGAAGAAGAGATCAAAAAGCTTTCAGAGAACTTTTTAATTTTAACAACCAAAAGCAGTTTTAAAAAGGCACTTAACAAGCTTGGGGTGGAACCACAACGGATAATCGTTGCAGGAGTGCCGCTTGAAGTGGAAGACATGAAACTCATAAACCCAAAGATTCCAGAAAGTGCATTTGGAGCCATAAAAAAGAAAATAGACCATGTGAAACATGATATATCACGTAAAAAAGATCAATTCAATCCAACAGATATTCTTGTGGTTGTTGAGCATGACAAATCAGGAGAAATTCTTGGATCAAGAGCCCATGAACTTTACAACGCCCATATTATAGTTACAGATAATTTGAAGGACATAACTGCCGAAGAATTCAGAAAATTTCTACCCTGA
- a CDS encoding Lrp/AsnC family transcriptional regulator: MKNGDEKYSIADIDETDKKILDLFNEDGRMSYRKISRRLDISIGTVHNRIEKLMNNGVIKKFAPVIDHSKLGYNLTTVIGVKVKGGVLKNWEDKTAYHKNVLCMYDVTGEFDAILVARFKDTKQLDQFVKTLLKEPDVQRTYTQTVLNIVKEDVGSSRMV, translated from the coding sequence ATGAAAAATGGTGACGAAAAATATAGCATAGCAGATATAGATGAAACAGACAAAAAAATCCTTGATTTGTTCAATGAGGACGGTAGAATGTCTTACAGAAAGATCTCCAGAAGACTGGACATATCAATTGGAACTGTTCATAACAGAATAGAAAAACTCATGAATAACGGTGTTATCAAAAAATTTGCACCAGTAATTGACCACAGCAAACTCGGTTACAACCTCACAACCGTAATTGGAGTTAAGGTTAAAGGAGGCGTCCTCAAAAACTGGGAGGACAAAACAGCTTACCATAAAAACGTTCTTTGCATGTACGATGTAACAGGGGAATTTGATGCCATATTGGTGGCAAGATTCAAAGACACCAAACAACTTGACCAGTTCGTAAAAACCCTTCTTAAAGAACCAGACGTTCAGAGAACCTACACACAAACAGTTCTCAATATTGTAAAAGAAGACGTAGGTTCAAGCAGGATGGTCTGA
- a CDS encoding tRNA (guanine(10)-N(2))-dimethyltransferase, which yields MDYENNDNIRNENITIHEGKTTINVPQFEKVSAKAPVFYNSVMELNRDLSVVAVTVFRREIDHDINICDAFGGTGIRGIRYAKEIEGVESAYISDLNPLAVQFAEDNIKANDMDNVRVCKMDANIMLRKWKGKFDVVDIDPFGTPSPFVESAVASIRAGGMLCVTATDTSSLCGTYTSPCIRKYGAKPLKTEYCHENGIRILAGFIARTISKYKKYVDIKFSHSTEHYMRIYATVGKGAKNSDESLKNLGYIAHCDNCLNRIVIHGIAPKIPSECPICGGKFNIAGPLWCGPIVDQDFTGKMLEVVPQIKINKEKEALKLLNTCYGEANAPVTYYELHKICKNLKVSAPPILDVMKVLKDSGYFVSRTHFDPTGIKTDAPIETIKKIVLKVKKMS from the coding sequence ATGGACTATGAAAATAATGATAACATACGTAACGAGAACATAACAATTCACGAAGGAAAAACCACCATAAATGTGCCCCAATTTGAGAAAGTATCGGCTAAAGCCCCAGTATTTTACAACTCAGTTATGGAACTTAACAGAGATCTCTCAGTGGTGGCCGTGACTGTTTTTAGAAGGGAAATTGATCATGACATCAACATCTGCGATGCCTTCGGTGGAACTGGTATAAGGGGAATAAGATATGCTAAAGAAATAGAAGGCGTAGAAAGTGCATATATAAGTGATTTAAACCCTCTTGCAGTCCAGTTTGCAGAGGATAATATCAAAGCCAACGATATGGACAACGTTAGAGTTTGTAAGATGGATGCCAACATCATGCTCCGCAAATGGAAAGGTAAGTTTGATGTTGTGGACATAGACCCCTTTGGAACACCTTCACCATTTGTAGAGTCAGCTGTAGCCAGTATAAGAGCAGGAGGAATGCTTTGCGTCACAGCCACAGACACTTCATCTCTATGCGGGACTTACACCAGTCCATGCATCCGAAAATACGGCGCTAAACCCCTTAAAACTGAATACTGTCACGAAAATGGTATAAGAATACTTGCAGGTTTCATTGCAAGGACCATCTCCAAGTACAAAAAATACGTAGACATTAAATTTTCTCACAGCACAGAACACTACATGAGAATCTACGCAACCGTTGGGAAGGGTGCCAAAAATAGTGATGAATCCCTAAAGAATTTAGGCTACATAGCCCACTGCGATAACTGTCTCAACAGAATTGTGATACATGGAATAGCGCCAAAGATTCCATCTGAGTGTCCCATATGTGGAGGAAAGTTCAACATTGCAGGTCCCCTGTGGTGTGGACCCATAGTGGACCAGGATTTTACAGGAAAAATGCTCGAGGTTGTACCCCAGATCAAGATCAATAAAGAAAAAGAGGCATTGAAACTCTTAAATACATGTTATGGGGAGGCAAATGCACCAGTAACATATTATGAGCTCCATAAAATCTGTAAAAATCTGAAAGTAAGTGCTCCGCCAATATTGGATGTGATGAAAGTACTCAAAGATTCCGGATACTTCGTTTCAAGGACACATTTCGATCCAACAGGCATTAAAACAGATGCTCCGATTGAAACAATTAAAAAAATCGTTTTAAAGGTAAAAAAAATGTCTTAA
- a CDS encoding CPBP family intramembrane glutamic endopeptidase, whose product MSRISFLDNASQGKNNWWRYFLTIILTFGVGTIITAILIIIISLVYSIYAMTRGFYLDINSLLSDPLFMLAMVAVEYIISFLFFYISVKVLHKRSLMSLINTVGKISWMKILKGASIWTAIMMAFSIVPLLVWSGELGYSITFNSKTFGLLLILTLITFPIQASFEEIFFRGYLMQGFGLFSKKPVIPLIATSVIFALMHFFNGTDVVMSLSIVLSTLIIGLMLGTIALGENRIETAMGAHIANNVFIALIYNSSDSGLGNLPSAITVQASDPYSGILLLVIAALIMITVVFWNKKDDLFNVFRLKNIDNNIDT is encoded by the coding sequence ATGTCGCGAATATCATTTTTAGATAATGCATCTCAAGGTAAAAATAACTGGTGGCGTTATTTCTTAACCATTATTTTGACATTTGGAGTGGGCACTATCATCACTGCAATTTTGATTATAATCATTTCACTGGTTTATTCTATTTATGCAATGACTCGCGGTTTTTATTTAGATATTAATTCATTACTGTCAGATCCCCTGTTCATGTTGGCTATGGTGGCTGTTGAATACATAATTTCATTCCTATTTTTTTACATCTCTGTGAAGGTTCTGCATAAGAGAAGTTTAATGTCTCTCATAAACACAGTGGGAAAAATAAGCTGGATGAAAATATTGAAGGGTGCAAGCATATGGACAGCTATAATGATGGCATTCAGTATTGTACCTCTTTTAGTATGGTCTGGGGAGCTAGGTTATTCAATAACCTTTAATTCCAAAACCTTCGGTCTTCTACTGATTTTAACTTTAATAACCTTTCCTATACAGGCATCGTTTGAGGAAATATTCTTTAGAGGTTATCTTATGCAAGGATTTGGGCTGTTCTCAAAAAAACCAGTGATACCCCTAATTGCAACATCCGTAATATTTGCATTAATGCATTTTTTTAACGGAACGGACGTAGTAATGAGTTTATCGATAGTTTTAAGCACGCTTATAATAGGTTTGATGTTAGGTACAATAGCGTTAGGAGAAAACAGGATAGAAACTGCCATGGGGGCCCACATAGCAAACAACGTGTTCATTGCTCTGATTTACAACTCCTCAGATTCGGGGCTTGGGAACCTACCATCTGCAATCACGGTACAAGCATCTGATCCCTACTCAGGAATACTTTTATTAGTTATAGCAGCACTAATCATGATAACAGTCGTTTTCTGGAATAAAAAAGACGATTTATTCAATGTATTCAGGTTGAAGAACATTGATAATAATATTGATACGTAA
- a CDS encoding histone deacetylase family protein produces the protein MSLVYSDDYRKHETGNHPENKERLNVIMNSLKEEGCLEKIDVLEPEAAINEDILRVHTRSHLENVKSFCKDGGGYWDFDTFASPETYKIAKLAAGGAIKASELVLNGQQSAYSLARPPGHHARRNNAMGFCFFNNLAIALEYLRDVRNMKKFLIFDFDVHYGNGTAETFYEDPNVLYISIHQDPRTIFPGKGFIEETGADGGEGYNLNIPMPPGSADNDYIFMLDQILEPAAKEFGADFYFLDVGFDGHMDDPFSRIQLSDDFYPWIAGKMLDIAGPMVLILEGGYNLAALSRCNVKLINVLMDQVTNEYSKYEKDVYTRKMNVSNKISNETKRIFYRIQDMFSPFFEF, from the coding sequence ATGTCTCTGGTCTATTCAGATGATTACAGAAAACATGAAACAGGAAATCATCCGGAAAATAAGGAAAGACTAAATGTTATCATGAATTCCCTGAAAGAAGAGGGTTGCCTGGAAAAAATTGATGTATTAGAACCTGAAGCTGCCATTAATGAAGATATCTTGAGGGTCCACACAAGAAGCCATCTTGAAAACGTGAAATCCTTCTGCAAAGATGGGGGAGGATACTGGGACTTCGATACCTTCGCATCACCAGAAACCTACAAAATAGCTAAGCTTGCAGCAGGTGGGGCAATAAAAGCATCAGAACTTGTTTTAAATGGTCAGCAGAGTGCTTACTCCCTTGCAAGGCCTCCAGGACATCATGCGAGAAGAAACAATGCTATGGGCTTCTGTTTTTTTAACAACCTTGCCATCGCCCTTGAATATCTTCGGGACGTACGTAACATGAAAAAATTCTTGATATTCGATTTTGACGTCCACTACGGTAATGGAACCGCCGAAACATTCTATGAAGACCCTAACGTACTTTACATATCAATCCACCAGGATCCAAGGACAATTTTTCCCGGAAAAGGGTTTATAGAAGAAACGGGTGCAGATGGAGGTGAAGGCTACAACCTGAACATTCCCATGCCTCCAGGATCAGCTGACAACGATTACATTTTCATGCTGGACCAGATTCTTGAACCCGCAGCCAAGGAGTTTGGAGCTGATTTTTACTTTTTAGATGTTGGTTTCGACGGACACATGGACGATCCATTCTCAAGAATACAGCTTTCTGATGATTTTTACCCATGGATTGCAGGTAAAATGCTTGATATTGCAGGACCCATGGTTCTAATCCTTGAAGGTGGCTACAACCTTGCTGCCCTCTCAAGGTGCAATGTGAAACTAATAAATGTGTTGATGGATCAAGTAACTAATGAGTACAGCAAATATGAGAAAGATGTTTACACAAGAAAAATGAACGTTTCAAACAAGATTTCAAATGAAACAAAGAGAATATTTTACAGGATCCAGGACATGTTTTCACCATTTTTTGAATTTTGA
- a CDS encoding DUF4013 domain-containing protein: protein MDVGEISSNALKYSLSNFKKVLILGILTITSFLIIPGFLVLGYLFKILKESLNGFDNLPEFNEWSKMFIDGLKVFFVILVYSIIPAALIGVGMRNSILPLINTQGTGPLIQSTLSFGILSGLTIIGILLGILVSFVIAVALANMACQNKLDAAFRFGEIFKRIGKIGWVDYIIWYIVMILVAIIVYSISSTLILIFIGIILVPLIITPYFAMFYARSAALIYTSTESEVWQRHPHIKH from the coding sequence ATGGACGTGGGAGAAATATCATCAAATGCCTTAAAATATTCATTATCCAACTTTAAAAAGGTTTTAATACTAGGAATATTAACCATAACCTCTTTTCTAATAATACCCGGGTTCTTAGTTTTAGGATATCTCTTTAAAATACTAAAAGAATCATTAAATGGATTTGATAATCTTCCTGAGTTTAATGAATGGTCAAAAATGTTTATAGATGGCCTTAAAGTGTTTTTTGTAATTCTTGTTTATTCAATAATCCCCGCTGCGCTCATAGGTGTAGGTATGAGAAATTCTATACTGCCACTTATTAATACACAAGGCACAGGGCCTTTAATCCAATCAACGTTATCATTTGGGATTTTAAGTGGGTTAACCATCATAGGCATTTTATTAGGCATTTTAGTAAGTTTTGTAATTGCAGTTGCCCTTGCAAATATGGCATGTCAAAATAAGCTGGATGCTGCCTTCAGATTTGGTGAGATATTCAAAAGGATAGGAAAAATAGGGTGGGTCGATTATATAATCTGGTACATCGTGATGATACTTGTGGCGATCATAGTATACTCCATCTCATCCACGCTGATTCTAATTTTTATCGGCATTATATTGGTCCCTCTAATAATTACACCTTATTTTGCAATGTTTTATGCCCGATCAGCTGCACTAATATACACTTCCACAGAATCAGAGGTTTGGCAACGCCATCCACATATAAAACATTGA
- a CDS encoding DUF4013 domain-containing protein, with translation MDVGGIVSDAIKYPISDWKKILMLGIIIVISSISGLAASIGTTNSGVLTVLGIIGFLVGLLISGYILRIIKASLAGVSEIPDFDSWPDMFIDGIKVAVVGIVYAIPAILVIIISVAAAAISLGISELSNPSAAAGLLMGAGIGGTIAFLYLLIIIPIIAMAIANMAYNDTFGSAFKFNEILNKIGSIGWGNLIIWYIVMIVLYFVMALIGAIISSIFSIISPVVGSVVLFLFIMPYIYMFIARSVGLEYISDNS, from the coding sequence ATGGATGTAGGAGGAATCGTTTCAGATGCCATTAAATATCCAATTTCCGATTGGAAAAAAATTTTGATGCTTGGAATAATTATAGTAATAAGCAGCATTTCAGGTCTTGCAGCATCAATAGGTACCACAAATAGTGGAGTACTAACGGTTTTGGGCATTATTGGATTTTTAGTTGGACTATTAATATCAGGTTACATACTTAGAATCATAAAAGCATCTTTAGCAGGAGTTTCAGAGATCCCTGATTTTGATTCATGGCCAGATATGTTTATAGACGGAATAAAAGTAGCAGTAGTTGGAATAGTCTATGCAATACCCGCTATTTTAGTTATAATAATATCAGTAGCAGCAGCAGCGATAAGCTTAGGAATTTCAGAATTGTCAAATCCTTCAGCAGCAGCGGGATTGCTTATGGGGGCAGGAATTGGAGGAACAATTGCATTTTTATATTTATTAATAATAATTCCAATAATTGCGATGGCAATAGCAAACATGGCTTACAACGATACATTCGGCTCAGCATTCAAATTCAACGAAATACTCAATAAAATTGGAAGTATAGGTTGGGGAAACCTTATAATTTGGTACATAGTTATGATAGTCCTTTATTTTGTCATGGCCTTAATAGGAGCAATTATAAGCAGTATTTTCAGTATTATAAGCCCCGTAGTGGGATCTGTGGTACTGTTCCTGTTCATAATGCCCTACATTTACATGTTCATTGCACGATCAGTGGGACTGGAATATATCTCAGATAACTCATAA